Proteins from a single region of Budorcas taxicolor isolate Tak-1 chromosome 11, Takin1.1, whole genome shotgun sequence:
- the LOC128055702 gene encoding non-POU domain-containing octamer-binding protein-like, whose product IRYGKAGEVFIHKDKGFGFIRLETRTLAEIAKVELDNMPLRGKQLHVRFACHSASLTVRNLPQYVSSELLEEAFSVFGRVERAVVIVDDRGRPSGKGIVEFSGKPAAWKALDRCSEGSFLLTTFPRPVTVEPMDQLDDEEGLPEKLVIKNQQFHEEREQPARFTRPGSFECEQARRWKALTEMEKQQQDQVDRDIKEAREKLEMEMEAARQEHQVMLMRQDWMRCQEELRRMEELHNQVQKRKQLELRQEEERRRREEEMRRQQEETTQQQQEGLKGTFPDAREQEIRMGQMAMGGDMGINNRGAMPPAPVPAGTPAPPGPATMMPGGTLGLTPPTTERFGQGATMEKIGAFGGTPPALNCAAPGAEFAPNKRRRY is encoded by the coding sequence atacgaTATGGGAAGGCAGGTGAAGTCTTCATTCATAAGGACAAGGGCTTTGGCTTTATCCGCTTGGAAACACGAACCCTAGCGGAGATTGCCAAAGTAGAACTGGACAACATGCCACTCCGTGGAAAGCAGCTGCATGTGCGCTTTGCCTGCCACAGTGCATCCCTTACAGTCCGAAACCTTCCTCAGTATGTGTCCAGTGAACTGCTGGAGGAGGCCTTTTCTGTGTTCGGCCGGGTGGAGAGGGCTGTAGTCATTGTGGATGATCGAGGCAGGCCCTCAGGAAAAGGCATTGTTGAATTCTCAGGGAAGCCAGCTGCTTGGAAAGCTCTGGACAGATGCAGTGAAGGCTCCTTCCTGCTAACCACATTTCCGCGACCTGTGACTGTGGAGCCCATGGACCAGTTAGATGATGAAGAGGGACTCCCAGAGAAGCTGGTTATAAAGAATCAGCAGTTTCACGAAGAACGAGAACAGCCAGCCAGATTCACACGGCCTGGCTCCTTTGAGTGTGAGCAGGCCAGGCGCTGGAAGGCACTTACTGAGATGGaaaagcagcagcaggaccaAGTGGACCGAGACATCAAGGAAGCTCGTGAGAagctggagatggagatggaggctGCTCGCCAGGAGCACCAGGTCATGCTCATGAGGCAGGATTGGATGAGGTGTCAAGAAGAACTTCGGAGGATGGAAGAGCTGCACAATCAAGTGCAAAAACGAAAGCAGCTGGAGctcaggcaggaggaggagcgCAGGCGCCGTGAGGAAGAGATGCGGCGGCAACAAGAAGAAACGACGCAACAACAGCAGGAAGGATTAAAGGGAACCTTCCCTGATGCGAGAGAGCAAGAGATACGGATGGGTCAGATGGCTATGGGAGGTGATATGGGCATAAACAACAGAGGCGCCATGCCCCCTGCTCCTGTGCCAGCTGGTACCCCAGCTCCTCCAGGACCAGCCACTATGATGCCAGGTGGAACCTTAGGGTTGACCCCACCAACAACTGAACGCTTTGGCCAAGGTGCTACAATGGAAAAAATTGGGGCATTTGGTGGAACCCCTCCTGCGCTCAACTGTGCAGCTCCTGGAGCTGAATTTGCTCCAAACAAACGTCGCCGATACTAA